The following DNA comes from Thermococcus piezophilus.
GAACAGGCTGGAGAACCTTGAGAGGGCCATTGAAGAGGCTTACAAACTTGCAAAAGCCGCCTCCCAGACCAAGAAGGAGAAGATAGAACTGGCTGAGATAAAGCCCGTCCAGGACTTCGTGAAGAGCAAGATGAAAATCAAACCAGCCGAGATAGACGTCGAGGAGAAGGTGACGCACCTCCTTGAGCTTGAAAGGCTTCTCAAGGAGGACGAAGCCGTTAAGTCCGTTCAGATTCGTTACGAGGACGGTAGTGGAGAAAAGGTTCTCCTCACGAACGAGGGGACTCACATTACCTGGGACTACAACTATCTCTTCCAAGGAACCTATATTACCGGAAAGAAAGACGGAAAGCTCGCCATGGCGAGGGACAGCATCGGAGCGGTGGACTACGGCTGGGAGCTCATGACTGAACATGAATCCAACGAGAAGGTAACTGAGAGGCTCCTCAGGAAGATGCACTCTCAGCTGGACGGTATCGCTCCAAAGCGCGGCGAGTTCCCGATAGTTGCTGGCCCAATAGTCGTCGGCATCATCGCCCACGAGGCTTTGGGCCACTTGGCCGAGGCTGACCTGACCATAAACTCGCCCTTCAAGGACCTCATTGGAAAGCAAATTGCTCCTGAATACGTGACCATGAGCGAGCGTTACGTTGAGGGAGGTTTTGGCAACGACAAGTACGACGACGAAGGCGTCCCCGTTAAGGACATCCACATCATCGAGAACGGAATCCTGAAAGAGATAATGTTCAACCGCGAGTATGCGGCAAAGTGGAACATGGAGCCGAACGGACACGCGAGGGCTCAGGATTACACCTATCCACCTATAATCAGAATGCGCAACACCGTTTTTGAGCCTGGAGATTGCTCCTTCGAAGAGCTAATAGAGGACATCAAGTTCGGCTACTATGTGGTAGACTTCCGCGGTGGCCAGGCCCAGCTGAACAGCGCATTCCAAGTCGGAATCCAGGAGGGCTACGTTATCAGGAATGGCGAAATAGCCGAGCCGATAAGGGACACCTCTATCACCGGCGTGGCAATAGAGGCTCTCAAGAGGATAAGCGCGATCGGCAAGGACTTTGGCCTTGAGGTCGGCTTCTGCGGCAAGGGACAGACGGCCTTCGTAAGCTCTGGCGGGCCGCACATGCGCTTCGACGGGGGAATACTCATCGGGTGAGGTGGTGGAAATGAAAGAACTCATACGCTTTGGCGAGAGATTTTTTGACGAGCTCGAGATTGCCATCTACAGAACGAGGGGCGTTAGCGCCAGCATCGAGCTCAACGAGATTTCAATGGCCAGCGTTAAGAGCAGGGCGATCACGATAATCCGTGGAATAAATGAGAAGCGCCTCGGTTTAGCTATAATAGACAGCGAGGAGCCCGAGCGGATTAAGGAAGCTATAGAGACTGCTGCAAAGATGGCGAGGCTCAACAGCAGGGATGGAAAGTGGGACTCCCTCCCAGAGCCGGGCAAATACCGCGAGCCACTCAAGCCGAACAAGGAGCTCAAGGAGGCCTCCCCCGACCAGCTCGTCGAGATGGTCATCAGGGGTATAAAGCTCGCCCGCGAGAAAGACCCAAATGCCGTTGTTGCTGGAGGTGAAGGCGGCGTAATTTGGGAGGAGAAGCACATCGTCAACTCCCGCGGGGTAGATGTCTTCCAGGAGGGAGGGATGGCCTACATCTTCTTCGAGCTCGTGGGAAGAAAAGGCGGCGTGGTGACGCCGGGCATATTCGACTTCGACGCGCGCAGAGATTTGAACCTCGACGTTGAAGGGGTAGTCGAGAGGGTCGTCAGGAAGGTCGACTGGGCCTACGACGTCAAGGCCAGCAAGAACGAGGAGATTCCCATAATCCTCGGTCCATGGGCCATAGCCGGACTCCTGAGCTATGCCCTATTCCCTGCCTTCAGCGGTGAGAGGCTCGTCAAGGAAACCACGCCCCTCGCTGGGAAGGTTGGGGAAGCTGTAGCGAGCGAAGTGCTGACTATTTACGACGACCCGTTCCACAAACTGAGCATTGAGCCAGTCATAGCGGACGGCGAGGGTGTTCCAACGAGGAAGAACATCCTCATCGAAAAGGGCACCTTTAAGGGCTTCGTCTGGGACAACTACTGGGCTAAGGTTTACGGGACGGAGAGCACTGGTAACGGAAAAAGGGACCTGAGAAGCGGAGGAATAAACATAGGCTTCCACAACGTCGTAATCGAGAACGGAAAGAAGAGCTTCGAGGACATGATAGGCGAGATAAAGCACGGCTACTTCGTGGACGGCTTCCAGGGTGCCCACTCAAGCAACCCCGACAACGGAAACTTCGCGGTGACGGCGAATCCAGCGTACCTCATCGAGGATGGCGAGGTAGTAGGCTCGAGCGTGTTCCTAATTGCTGGAAACATCTACGAGTTGCTCAAGCAAGCCAGCGAGGTCAGCAAGGAAGTCACGGTAATGCCCTTCATGACGGCCGTAACTACGCCCTTCATAAGGTTCGAGGACGTGAAGATAGCGGGGAAGTGAGGCTTTCTTTTCCCCGTTTTGCATCTCTTTTTGCACGTGGATCAATGAAGCAACCGGCCACTCACAGCCGGGATGTTCTACACTCAGAACATCACTTCAGCACCCGGAAGTCTATGGCTATGTTGAACTGTCTCGGCGCGTAGGGGCGGACCTTTCGTCCCTCTAAGAACTCCACGTGGAAGCCGAGCTCTCTGGCAACTCCCGTTATCTTTGCCTCGTGCTCCGAGAAGAGGTCTTCTTCAGGGCCGAAGCCGTAGTAGTGAACTACCCCACCGTTTTTAACGCTCAACATGGCCTCCCTCAAAAAGCGGTCAGCGAACTTGGGGAGATTCATTAGTACCCTATCGGCCTCAATTTTTCCAGCGATTCTCCTCACGTCGCCGAGGACTGGAAGAACATTGGGGGTCTTGTTGAGGAGTCTGTTCTCTTCAAGGTATCCCACCGCCCGGGGGTTGATGTCGCAGGCGAAGACGAGCTTTGCTTTCTTCGCGAGGAGGACTGAGTAGGGCCCAACCCCCGCGAACATATCGAAGATTATCTCTCCAGGCCGGGTTTTCTCAAAAATCCTCATTCTCTCCGTTGCTAGGCGGGGCGAGAAGTAGACCTTCGCAACGTCGAGCTTCAGCCTTATTCCGTTCTCCTTATGGACAGTCTCGGTTCTCCTCTCACCAGCGAGGTGAATAAGCTCCCTGACGCGGTATTCTCCCTCGACTTTGCTCCCCTTAGCGAAGACGGCCTTTATGTGGCGGTGAACCTTGAGGATGGCCTCTCCAATGACTCTTCCATAGGACATGAGCTCCTCCGGGAGCTCGATTATTGCGATGTCGCCGATAATGTCGAAGGAACTCGGAAGAAAGGGCCTGACATCCTCGGGAACCTCTACAACCTCGCGGTAGCTGTGGGGCCTCTTTTCGGTTCGCTCGAATTCATCATCGATTAACTCGAAACCCTCGACTGGCCTCGTGATGGGAAAAAGGACGTAATCCCCCTCGCGCTTCACAGAGTAGCCCTTAGCCAAAACGCCGAGCTCCAAAAGCCTTCTCCTAACCCTTTCGGCCTCGCGTTTGTGAACCTTAACGGCGAGCATCGGTGGGAGTAACTTTTTGCCTTCAAAAGGTTTATCATCGCGGCGAGAACCATCAACGGTGGTGCCAATGCTTGCTGGAATAGCTATGATGCCCCACGGCAACGATGTCCTTGCTCCAAAGGACGAGGAAACAAAAAGGCTTGCTGAACTTCTGAGATGGATAGAGAAGGAGTTCAGCGGTTTGGATGCCTACGTCCTCGTAACGCCCCACAACCTCAGAATGAGCGATCACATTGGGGTTGTCTTTGCCTAGCACTTCATCTCGTGGCTAGGGTTTGATGGCGCCGAGCTCCCAGGGAAGTACGAGACCGATAGAGAGCTCGCGGGGAGGATATACACCACCGCAAAGAACGCCAAGATTCTTGTAGTTGACATCAACTTCGGGGCTTTGAGTGGAGAGTACTCCAGCTTCCAGCTGGGCTGGGGCGAGCTGATACCGCTCCACTTCCTCGAGAAAAGGCCCCTCGTAGTGGTAACACCAGCGAGGAAAGTGCCGAGGGAAACGCTCATCCGCTTCGGTGAGATTTTAGCTAAAGCCCTCGAGGGTTACTACAAAAAGGTCGGCCTCATAATCAGCGCCGATCACGGACACGCTCACAACCCCCAACGGCCCCTACGGCTACACGCCAGAGTCCAAAGAATACGACGAGCTCGTGATGGAGCTAATAAACGAGAACAGACTTGAAGGGCTCCTGAATCTCAGCGAAGAGTTCATAGAGCGGGCTAAACCCTACAGCTATTGGCAGTTGCTGATTATGCACAGAGCATTAAGGGTTATTCCAATGGAGCTGAAGGCAAGCGCCTACGCCTGTCCAAGCTACTTTGGAATGGCGGTAGCGTACTACACAAAGTAATTTCCGTTGGTGCTTTTTAAAATAGGGAGCCTCAGGCGAAAGATTTTTAAGCGTTCATAAGTCCTTAACTATCGAGCCCCGGTGGTGTAGCCCGGTCAAACATGCGGGCCTTTCGAGCCCGCGCCCCGGGTTCAAATCCCGGCCGGGGCACCAAAACCGCATTCCTACCATTCTCCTGCCAGTTTTCGCTTGAGAGCCACGCTATAACCACATCCTCAATAAAACGAGATATATTATAATTCACCTTACCCAGAAGTGTTTTGCAGAGCATTCTCGGCTGTCTTTTGGCCATTCGCAGGCTATCCTCTCTCGCAGTTCTGAATGTATTTATTTCTCAGTAATTTTTCGTT
Coding sequences within:
- a CDS encoding TldD/PmbA family protein, producing the protein MEALEKALRWAEDNLKADYIELRYESLKKTTLGLKDGVFTSFTGKLQQGVAIRVFAYGAWGFSSTNRLENLERAIEEAYKLAKAASQTKKEKIELAEIKPVQDFVKSKMKIKPAEIDVEEKVTHLLELERLLKEDEAVKSVQIRYEDGSGEKVLLTNEGTHITWDYNYLFQGTYITGKKDGKLAMARDSIGAVDYGWELMTEHESNEKVTERLLRKMHSQLDGIAPKRGEFPIVAGPIVVGIIAHEALGHLAEADLTINSPFKDLIGKQIAPEYVTMSERYVEGGFGNDKYDDEGVPVKDIHIIENGILKEIMFNREYAAKWNMEPNGHARAQDYTYPPIIRMRNTVFEPGDCSFEELIEDIKFGYYVVDFRGGQAQLNSAFQVGIQEGYVIRNGEIAEPIRDTSITGVAIEALKRISAIGKDFGLEVGFCGKGQTAFVSSGGPHMRFDGGILIG
- a CDS encoding TldD/PmbA family protein, with the protein product MKELIRFGERFFDELEIAIYRTRGVSASIELNEISMASVKSRAITIIRGINEKRLGLAIIDSEEPERIKEAIETAAKMARLNSRDGKWDSLPEPGKYREPLKPNKELKEASPDQLVEMVIRGIKLAREKDPNAVVAGGEGGVIWEEKHIVNSRGVDVFQEGGMAYIFFELVGRKGGVVTPGIFDFDARRDLNLDVEGVVERVVRKVDWAYDVKASKNEEIPIILGPWAIAGLLSYALFPAFSGERLVKETTPLAGKVGEAVASEVLTIYDDPFHKLSIEPVIADGEGVPTRKNILIEKGTFKGFVWDNYWAKVYGTESTGNGKRDLRSGGINIGFHNVVIENGKKSFEDMIGEIKHGYFVDGFQGAHSSNPDNGNFAVTANPAYLIEDGEVVGSSVFLIAGNIYELLKQASEVSKEVTVMPFMTAVTTPFIRFEDVKIAGK
- the trm5b gene encoding tRNA (guanine(37)-N1)-methyltransferase Trm5b, producing the protein MLAVKVHKREAERVRRRLLELGVLAKGYSVKREGDYVLFPITRPVEGFELIDDEFERTEKRPHSYREVVEVPEDVRPFLPSSFDIIGDIAIIELPEELMSYGRVIGEAILKVHRHIKAVFAKGSKVEGEYRVRELIHLAGERRTETVHKENGIRLKLDVAKVYFSPRLATERMRIFEKTRPGEIIFDMFAGVGPYSVLLAKKAKLVFACDINPRAVGYLEENRLLNKTPNVLPVLGDVRRIAGKIEADRVLMNLPKFADRFLREAMLSVKNGGVVHYYGFGPEEDLFSEHEAKITGVARELGFHVEFLEGRKVRPYAPRQFNIAIDFRVLK